Proteins co-encoded in one Myxococcus xanthus genomic window:
- a CDS encoding protease inhibitor I42 family protein has translation MAKPKSGAKKTTPAGKAGAKPAAKKDSAARLDLIKNASKRAAKAATKLAKAASDVTKGAKSAVKKAVQEKATAKKAAPAGKTASAAKAAPPAAKTPKAPPAKAPPAAKSAASAKAAKASAVPAAPPVEKPRPRATKLPPPGEPLTKREMEQLLTAGEGRGVTGEGSLKGRLVVTNDMPHLVVVGRDKRELTFLLQGPDQEVLPAYVDHKVSVSGLIRKTTNHAGVVDVRKYSAKKPDAEVVEAAPAETEARLRYLSPGEVSMVTAAGMGAGIKGFAGVRGNLEMTGEEFVLVVSNGGTRQQVSFIIEGKAAGKALRKHVGYTLQVQGVVDKTSGWGGRIMAENVELRPSEARAVSRDEMELVHIEGEVPTSVDVRLNHGLTVRLPEHPGFTWAIEPTVAKRVGLREANFEPAPEDGPGTREFFFTPRNPGAFDVEFFLAKALSPGLVDRSFKINVTVKP, from the coding sequence ATGGCCAAGCCCAAGTCCGGGGCCAAGAAGACGACTCCCGCTGGCAAGGCTGGCGCAAAGCCCGCTGCGAAGAAGGACTCCGCTGCCCGGCTGGATCTGATCAAGAACGCCTCCAAGCGGGCGGCGAAGGCGGCGACGAAATTGGCGAAAGCGGCATCGGACGTAACGAAGGGGGCCAAGAGCGCGGTGAAGAAGGCCGTGCAGGAGAAGGCCACCGCGAAGAAGGCCGCGCCCGCTGGGAAGACGGCCTCGGCAGCGAAGGCCGCCCCCCCGGCAGCGAAGACCCCGAAGGCACCTCCGGCGAAGGCGCCTCCCGCGGCGAAGTCCGCCGCGAGCGCCAAGGCGGCGAAGGCGAGCGCGGTACCCGCCGCCCCTCCGGTGGAGAAGCCCCGTCCTCGCGCCACCAAGTTGCCGCCTCCGGGCGAGCCGCTCACCAAGCGTGAAATGGAGCAGTTGCTGACGGCCGGCGAAGGCCGCGGCGTCACGGGCGAGGGCAGCCTCAAGGGCCGCCTGGTGGTCACCAATGACATGCCGCACCTGGTGGTCGTCGGCCGCGACAAGCGCGAGCTGACCTTCCTCCTCCAGGGCCCGGATCAGGAAGTCCTCCCGGCCTACGTGGACCACAAGGTCTCCGTCAGCGGGCTCATCCGTAAGACGACCAACCACGCTGGCGTGGTGGACGTTCGCAAGTACTCGGCCAAGAAGCCGGATGCCGAGGTGGTGGAGGCCGCCCCGGCGGAGACGGAGGCGCGGCTGCGCTACCTGTCGCCCGGTGAGGTCTCCATGGTGACGGCGGCCGGCATGGGCGCGGGCATCAAGGGCTTCGCGGGCGTGCGTGGCAACCTGGAGATGACGGGCGAGGAGTTCGTGCTCGTCGTGTCCAATGGCGGCACGCGCCAGCAGGTATCGTTCATCATCGAGGGCAAGGCCGCTGGCAAGGCCCTGCGCAAGCACGTCGGGTACACGCTCCAGGTGCAGGGCGTCGTCGACAAGACGTCCGGCTGGGGCGGCCGCATCATGGCGGAGAACGTGGAGCTGCGTCCGTCCGAAGCGCGCGCCGTGTCTCGCGACGAGATGGAGCTGGTGCACATCGAGGGAGAGGTCCCCACGTCCGTGGACGTGCGCCTCAACCACGGCCTCACCGTGCGCCTGCCCGAGCACCCCGGCTTCACCTGGGCCATCGAGCCCACGGTGGCCAAGCGCGTGGGCCTGCGCGAAGCCAACTTCGAGCCCGCGCCCGAGGACGGTCCTGGTACCCGCGAGTTCTTCTTCACCCCGCGCAACCCGGGCGCCTTCGATGTGGAGTTCTTCCTGGCCAAGGCGCTGTCGCCCGGCCTGGTGGACCGCTCCTTCAAAATCAACGTCACGGTCAAGCCCTGA
- a CDS encoding metallophosphoesterase, translated as MPLRLFSFSMLIGLGAVLGHLYVYRRLVRPLVQGRMPRLLAIGVLVLMTGVLGNRRTVLDLLPESAEGLLTMAVYTWMGVALCLVIALLLTDAGRGLTALARRLRPHAPPAPPAPASSPTVDEDRRRFLGQAVAGTAFVAGGGLAAYGSWRAFSPPLITEVAVRIPKLPKALDGLSIVQLTDIHVGHFIQRRYMDALVQQANSLRPDLFAITGDLVDGDVASLGGHVSALAALKSRYGSYFVTGNHDYYSGDEEWSAFLESLGISVLRNRHVPIGDKGASFDLVGVDDWSGGRRRNKKGYDLELALAGRDSDRAAVLLAHQPANFKVAAECGVDLQISGHTHGGQLMPMTMLIGLAWEHSAGLYAHGDSNIFVSRGCGFWGPPMRVGSPPELVKLVLTA; from the coding sequence ATGCCGCTGCGACTCTTCTCCTTTTCGATGCTCATCGGGCTCGGCGCGGTGCTGGGCCACCTGTATGTGTACCGTCGGCTGGTGCGCCCCCTGGTGCAGGGCCGCATGCCTCGGCTGCTGGCCATCGGCGTGCTCGTGCTGATGACGGGCGTGCTGGGGAACCGGCGCACCGTGCTGGACCTGCTTCCGGAGAGCGCCGAAGGGCTGCTCACCATGGCGGTGTACACGTGGATGGGCGTGGCGCTCTGCCTCGTCATCGCCCTGCTCCTGACGGACGCCGGCCGGGGGCTCACGGCCCTGGCAAGACGGCTGCGGCCACACGCCCCTCCCGCGCCTCCCGCGCCAGCATCCAGCCCCACCGTGGACGAGGACCGGCGGCGATTCCTGGGCCAGGCCGTGGCCGGTACCGCCTTCGTCGCGGGAGGCGGGCTGGCCGCCTACGGAAGCTGGCGCGCTTTCTCGCCGCCGCTCATCACGGAAGTGGCGGTGAGGATTCCCAAGCTGCCCAAGGCCCTGGACGGACTGAGCATCGTGCAGCTCACCGACATCCACGTAGGCCACTTCATCCAGCGCCGCTACATGGACGCGCTCGTCCAGCAGGCCAACTCGCTGCGCCCCGACCTGTTCGCCATCACGGGAGACCTCGTGGATGGCGACGTGGCCTCGCTGGGCGGCCACGTGTCCGCGCTCGCCGCGCTGAAGTCCCGCTACGGCAGCTACTTCGTCACCGGGAACCACGACTACTACTCGGGTGACGAGGAGTGGTCGGCCTTCCTGGAGTCACTCGGCATCTCGGTGCTGCGCAACCGGCACGTCCCCATCGGTGACAAGGGCGCATCCTTCGACCTGGTGGGCGTGGATGACTGGAGCGGAGGTCGGCGGCGCAACAAGAAGGGTTACGACCTGGAGCTGGCGCTCGCGGGGCGGGATTCCGACCGCGCCGCGGTGCTGCTGGCGCACCAACCCGCGAACTTCAAGGTGGCGGCGGAGTGCGGCGTGGACCTGCAGATTTCGGGGCACACCCACGGTGGACAGCTCATGCCCATGACGATGCTGATTGGTCTGGCGTGGGAGCACTCCGCCGGGCTGTACGCGCACGGTGACTCCAACATCTTCGTCAGCCGTGGCTGCGGCTTCTGGGGACCGCCCATGCGCGTCGGCAGCCCGCCAGAGCTGGTCAAGCTCGTGCTGACAGCATGA
- a CDS encoding DUF3185 family protein, protein MSFVRLLGVMLAIAGAVLLWSGLKARDSLAERATELITGRNTDRTTLYLAGGGAALVGGILMVLAGGGRRRR, encoded by the coding sequence GTGAGCTTCGTCCGGCTGCTGGGTGTCATGCTCGCCATCGCGGGCGCCGTGTTGCTGTGGTCCGGGCTGAAGGCCCGGGACTCGCTCGCGGAGCGGGCCACGGAGTTGATCACCGGCCGGAACACCGACCGCACCACGCTGTATCTGGCGGGAGGCGGCGCGGCGTTGGTGGGCGGAATCCTGATGGTGCTCGCAGGCGGAGGCAGACGGCGCCGCTGA
- a CDS encoding tetratricopeptide repeat protein: MKRLGKVGLLVGALTLGGAVVGCKAEDDTAKKQRIVGSDHLSKKEFKEAAAAYALSLQADPKQEKVWEKKAFAHMQMGQMNEAAEAVLKMGELKTTPAEKAEIYRTLASMYMTGGTTEDAEKYFNEALKLEPKDEASLGWIAEIYAQRGGARSMGAPIIKESLEKSLSYYDQVIAINPNSANTYLNKRVVMGRLMEFERQQKEMALSEAAENAKNKEVVAEATARADEHQKRMDEYQVQFAEMTKKFGEAQKAAKAAAPAQ, from the coding sequence ATGAAGCGCCTGGGAAAAGTCGGTCTGCTGGTCGGAGCGCTCACGCTGGGCGGCGCAGTCGTCGGGTGTAAGGCTGAGGACGACACCGCGAAGAAGCAACGCATCGTCGGCAGCGACCACCTGAGCAAGAAGGAGTTCAAGGAAGCCGCCGCGGCCTACGCGCTGTCGCTCCAGGCGGACCCCAAGCAGGAGAAGGTCTGGGAGAAGAAGGCCTTCGCCCACATGCAGATGGGGCAGATGAACGAGGCCGCCGAGGCCGTCCTGAAGATGGGCGAGCTCAAGACGACGCCCGCGGAGAAGGCGGAGATCTACCGGACGCTGGCCAGCATGTACATGACCGGCGGCACCACCGAGGACGCCGAGAAGTACTTCAACGAGGCCCTCAAGCTGGAGCCGAAGGACGAGGCGTCGCTCGGGTGGATCGCGGAGATCTACGCGCAGCGCGGCGGCGCCCGCTCCATGGGCGCGCCCATCATCAAGGAGTCCCTGGAGAAGTCGCTCAGCTATTACGACCAGGTCATCGCCATCAACCCCAACTCCGCCAACACCTACCTCAACAAGCGCGTGGTGATGGGCCGGCTGATGGAGTTCGAGCGGCAGCAGAAGGAGATGGCGCTGTCCGAGGCGGCCGAGAACGCGAAGAACAAGGAAGTCGTCGCCGAAGCGACGGCTCGCGCCGACGAGCACCAGAAGCGCATGGACGAGTACCAGGTGCAGTTCGCGGAGATGACGAAGAAGTTCGGTGAGGCACAGAAGGCCGCGAAGGCGGCGGCGCCCGCGCAGTAA
- the rnr gene encoding ribonuclease R translates to MSLSQDLLKQILAEADHPLGIKELLRLAGLHPGQQTELKRALRELVRQGDILKDGKRFVPRQPSRREADVRAREQGAPMAWRQRDAAGPREGGPDRGPRHAGQRAAGPGGFAARRHEPGARGKSAGWQERGPGRERRGASKHGGGFRQERAEWPGRRGRFSEVEEDGLLEGILHVHRDGFGFVHPLSGEGDNVFLPPHEAQRALDNDRVVVAVSGRPPRLEGRIVRVVQRRRELAVGTYVVKGRYAVVYPTDSSLPGPIRVPLTQMAREGDLVKVQLGIGAQMLDPDRGLHGEVAGSLGKPGTPSAEVLGVAYSQGFSDEFPPEVMAEADRYAVTVTEEEVRGEHRRDLRAIPLITIDGEDARDFDDAVCVEDRADGWRLVVAIADVTHYVWEGSALNAEALRRATSVYLPDRVLPMLPERLSNGICSLRPDEDRLCMVADMTFDRRGHRRSYDLYPAVMRSVARCTYNEVQDVLDGKDVPHRNAHKPHFERLMSLARALMKMRKERGAIDFDLPEHKVVLDEDGLPARMDKRERKDSHRLIEECMLAANEAVATFFQNEGLPTVYRFHGEPDPEKLATFAALAEAYGFKMRVEDGVSSKELDAFVSQLQGHPEQRALNQLLLRSMMQAVYTSSRVGHYGLAAEHYLHFTSPIRRYPDLLVHRLLKAHWARKGRKPSQSMLEREEDQLEDMAAQCSERERAAMQVEREVVSFYACLLMKDRVGEEFAATVAAITDFGFFVELDEVHVEGLVKAETLGPGAKLDKLTHSLVYANGRRVRVGQKLRVRLTSVNVTAKKIDFEALQFDGEAPLSRVATRGEQPQRRQAWTAEAPSHRERDGRRERAGRPGRREREAAAASRGAPSGQYEETGPGRPRGRFSREGRREESAPHRKEPRFPPRAPEGQEPPRAESPAWPKRRTFIRPERQAPAPVSAETAEPLPPEAPSAPAPWELPAGEDASRSPHPGFDRIRALASQRQRGPEPRGPSHGRSFQKPKPQGGPGPRFPAPKPGRESEDDRAFSMEPPRPPPEAPVEAPPPVPSRAVTETPIPVAPEPVRAEPVRAEPVSVEPPVTPAPEAEAAAPKRKAARKKAVAKATRTPARKKTVAAGSARQAAATKAKKPTAKAKKAAPARAAAKATKVAATKSKAKAPSKKAAKPAVARAAKPAKASGAAKKKAPSGRKKR, encoded by the coding sequence GTGAGCCTTTCTCAAGACCTTCTCAAGCAGATCCTCGCTGAAGCAGACCACCCGCTGGGCATCAAGGAGCTTCTCCGGCTCGCGGGCCTGCACCCCGGACAACAGACGGAGCTCAAGCGCGCCCTGCGCGAGCTCGTCCGTCAGGGCGACATCCTCAAGGACGGCAAGCGCTTCGTGCCCCGGCAGCCATCGCGGCGCGAGGCCGACGTGCGTGCAAGGGAGCAGGGCGCTCCCATGGCGTGGCGTCAGCGCGACGCCGCCGGGCCCCGCGAGGGCGGGCCGGACCGCGGACCTCGGCATGCCGGGCAGCGCGCGGCGGGCCCTGGTGGCTTCGCGGCCCGCCGGCATGAGCCGGGGGCGCGCGGCAAGAGCGCGGGCTGGCAGGAGCGGGGCCCAGGGCGTGAGCGCCGGGGCGCTTCGAAGCATGGAGGGGGCTTCCGGCAGGAGCGGGCGGAGTGGCCCGGCCGCCGGGGCCGTTTCAGCGAGGTCGAAGAGGATGGCCTGCTAGAAGGCATCCTCCACGTCCACCGGGATGGCTTCGGCTTCGTGCATCCGCTGTCGGGGGAAGGGGACAACGTCTTCCTGCCGCCGCACGAGGCCCAGCGCGCGCTCGACAATGACCGGGTGGTGGTGGCCGTCTCGGGGCGGCCTCCTCGCCTGGAGGGCCGGATCGTCCGGGTGGTGCAGCGCCGTCGCGAGCTGGCGGTGGGCACCTACGTCGTGAAGGGCCGCTACGCCGTGGTGTACCCCACGGATTCGAGCTTGCCCGGCCCCATCCGTGTGCCGCTGACGCAGATGGCGCGCGAAGGGGACCTGGTGAAGGTCCAACTGGGCATTGGTGCCCAGATGCTGGACCCGGACCGGGGGCTGCACGGCGAGGTCGCCGGCTCCCTGGGCAAGCCCGGCACTCCGAGCGCCGAGGTATTGGGCGTTGCCTACTCGCAGGGGTTCTCCGACGAGTTCCCGCCGGAGGTCATGGCCGAGGCGGACCGCTACGCGGTGACGGTGACCGAGGAAGAGGTCCGCGGCGAGCACCGGCGCGATCTGCGCGCCATTCCCCTCATCACCATCGATGGTGAGGACGCGCGCGACTTCGACGACGCTGTCTGCGTGGAGGACCGGGCGGATGGGTGGCGGTTGGTGGTGGCCATCGCGGACGTGACGCACTACGTGTGGGAAGGCAGTGCGCTCAACGCGGAGGCGCTGCGTCGCGCCACGTCCGTGTACCTGCCGGACCGGGTGCTGCCCATGCTGCCGGAGCGGCTGAGCAACGGCATCTGCTCTCTACGCCCGGACGAGGACCGGCTGTGCATGGTGGCGGACATGACGTTCGACCGCCGGGGCCACCGTCGCTCCTACGACTTGTATCCGGCGGTGATGCGCAGCGTGGCGCGGTGCACGTACAACGAGGTGCAGGACGTCCTCGACGGCAAGGACGTGCCGCACCGCAACGCACACAAGCCCCACTTCGAGCGGCTGATGTCGCTGGCCCGCGCGCTGATGAAGATGCGCAAGGAGCGCGGCGCCATCGACTTCGACCTGCCCGAGCACAAGGTGGTGCTGGACGAGGACGGCCTGCCCGCGCGCATGGACAAGCGCGAGCGCAAGGACAGCCACCGCCTCATCGAGGAGTGCATGCTCGCCGCCAACGAGGCGGTGGCGACCTTCTTCCAGAACGAGGGCCTGCCCACGGTGTACCGGTTCCACGGCGAGCCGGACCCGGAGAAGCTGGCCACGTTCGCCGCGCTGGCGGAGGCCTACGGCTTCAAGATGCGCGTCGAGGACGGCGTGTCGTCGAAGGAACTGGATGCCTTCGTCAGCCAGCTCCAAGGCCACCCGGAGCAGCGGGCGCTGAACCAGCTCCTGCTGCGCTCCATGATGCAGGCCGTGTACACGTCGTCCCGCGTGGGCCACTACGGCCTGGCCGCCGAGCACTACCTGCACTTCACGTCACCCATCCGCCGCTACCCGGACCTGCTGGTGCACCGGCTGCTCAAGGCGCACTGGGCCCGGAAGGGGCGCAAGCCTTCGCAGTCGATGCTGGAGCGCGAGGAGGACCAGCTCGAGGACATGGCCGCTCAGTGCTCCGAACGTGAGCGCGCGGCGATGCAGGTCGAGCGGGAGGTGGTGTCCTTCTACGCGTGCCTGCTGATGAAGGACCGCGTGGGCGAGGAGTTCGCCGCCACCGTGGCGGCCATCACCGACTTCGGCTTCTTCGTCGAACTGGACGAGGTGCACGTCGAAGGCCTGGTGAAGGCCGAGACGCTGGGGCCCGGGGCGAAGCTGGACAAGCTGACGCACTCCCTGGTGTACGCGAATGGCCGCCGGGTGCGCGTGGGACAGAAGCTGCGGGTGCGGCTGACGTCCGTGAACGTGACGGCGAAGAAGATCGACTTCGAGGCGCTCCAGTTCGACGGCGAGGCGCCGCTGAGCCGTGTCGCGACGCGGGGCGAGCAGCCGCAGCGGCGTCAGGCATGGACGGCCGAGGCGCCGTCGCACCGCGAGCGGGATGGCCGGCGGGAGCGGGCAGGGCGTCCGGGCCGCCGCGAACGGGAAGCCGCCGCCGCGAGCCGGGGCGCGCCCTCCGGGCAATACGAGGAGACGGGGCCGGGCCGCCCGCGCGGACGCTTCTCCCGCGAGGGCCGTCGTGAGGAGTCCGCGCCGCACCGGAAGGAGCCTCGGTTCCCGCCCAGGGCGCCAGAAGGACAGGAACCTCCTCGTGCCGAGTCGCCCGCGTGGCCCAAGCGCAGGACGTTCATCCGCCCGGAGCGGCAGGCACCGGCGCCCGTGTCCGCTGAAACGGCCGAGCCGCTTCCGCCCGAAGCGCCGTCCGCGCCCGCTCCATGGGAATTGCCGGCGGGCGAAGACGCCTCCCGGTCTCCACACCCGGGTTTCGACCGGATTCGCGCGTTGGCGTCCCAGCGTCAGCGTGGGCCTGAACCCCGCGGTCCTTCTCACGGCCGGTCGTTCCAGAAGCCGAAGCCGCAGGGCGGCCCAGGGCCCCGGTTCCCCGCGCCCAAGCCCGGGCGCGAGTCCGAGGACGACAGGGCATTCTCGATGGAGCCCCCGCGCCCGCCGCCCGAGGCGCCCGTTGAAGCGCCCCCACCTGTTCCCAGCCGGGCCGTGACGGAAACCCCGATTCCCGTGGCCCCGGAGCCCGTGCGAGCCGAGCCCGTGCGAGCCGAGCCCGTGAGCGTCGAGCCGCCCGTGACTCCCGCACCCGAGGCAGAGGCGGCTGCGCCCAAGCGGAAGGCGGCGCGGAAGAAGGCCGTGGCGAAGGCAACGCGCACCCCGGCGCGGAAGAAGACCGTCGCGGCTGGCAGCGCCAGGCAGGCGGCCGCCACGAAGGCCAAGAAGCCCACCGCCAAGGCGAAGAAGGCTGCGCCTGCTCGGGCCGCCGCGAAGGCCACCAAGGTGGCCGCGACGAAGTCCAAGGCGAAGGCGCCGTCGAAGAAGGCCGCGAAGCCCGCCGTGGCGCGTGCCGCGAAGCCAGCGAAGGCTTCGGGAGCCGCGAAGAAGAAGGCGCCTTCGGGGCGAAAGAAGCGCTGA